The Theileria annulata chromosome 3, complete sequence, *** SEQUENCING IN PROGRESS *** genome has a segment encoding these proteins:
- a CDS encoding uncharacterized protein (note;~Tap-24g11.q1c.cand.144 - score = 21.03;~2 probable transmembrane helices predicted for TA04095 by TMHMM2.0 at aa 362-384 and 396-415) translates to MLPQVFYEYVTRNYNVVQLTLMQFNAFKRENEAQMASELMEVTNSAPKDEEYFSELLNIDPEQVNELAVYSISYDEEIKEYLKELLIYREICQEVIDVLYKNKDFEYILQFFEEIKQRYLTHEFLQLYIQRSIFRSIIYVMRVSRIMEKLMHIIPKSVMEMTFMRLLGSVPRSCAESEEAQDLFCIFLARSIVDGIVSASYIRKINRVQIGGILGVELIDKTIKWVKFNKNIYKAKEGSKLVVQFPMEILLMRRVKILGLITHLLRTGQASGFANRLQEIDNLNIDVVFTVRTLLRKFLTRENGLVSEVTEIIADLVEKKLMEGKLIGVMIKDIARVLHQGLKGNAPRIKVSFLFLHYTFSQTYYYLGTGLLFTAGSAVVYNGWDYYAPRQNNKIICLAHINTNLLAFLWLIQVLHY, encoded by the exons ATGCTTCCACAAGTATTTTATGAATATGTCACAAGGAACTACAACGTGGTTCAACTAACTCTGATGCAGTTCAATGCGTTTAAAAGAGAAAATGAAGCTCAAATGGCATCAGAATTGATGGAAGTGACAAATTCAGCCCCAAAAGATGAAGAGTATTTCTCAGAGCTCCTGAACATTGACCCCGAACAAGTCAATGAACTTGCCGTTTACTCAATCAGTTATGATGAAGAGATTAAGGAATATCTGAAAGA gCTCTTAATTTACAGAGAAATTTGTCAAGAAGTAATCGACGTGCTATACAAAAACAAAGATTTCGAATATATACTACAA TTTTTCGAGGAAATTAAACAGAGATATTTAACTCACGAATTTCTCCAACTCTACATTCAGAGGTCAATATTCAGGTCAATCAT TTATGTGATGAGAGTCAGCAGAATCATGGAAAAATTAATGCACATTATTCCCAAAAGTGTCATGGAAATGACGTTCATGAGACTACTGGGAAGTGTGCCCAGAAGTTGTGCTGAAAGCGAAGAAGCTCAGGACCtattttgtattttctTG GCGAGGTCAATTGTTGACGGAATAGTAAGTGCGTCGTACATTCGGAAAATTAACCGGGTCCAAATTGGAGGAATTCTGGGAGTCGAGTTAATAGACAAAACAATAAAATGggttaaatttaacaagAACATTTACAAAGCCAAA GAGGGAAGCAAGTTGGTTGTTCAGTTTCCTATGGAAATACTTTTAATGAGAAGAGTGAAGATTTTAGGGCTCATAACACACCTTTTAAGAACAGGACAAGCTTCAGGGTTTGCAAATAGACTACAGGAAATCGATAACCTAAACATCGAT GTTGTTTTCACAGTAAGAACTCTATTAAGGAAGTTTTTAACAAGGGAAAATGGACTTGTTTCTGAGGTTACTGAGATAATAGCGGATTTGGTGGAAAAGAAGTTAATGGAGGGGAAGTTAATAGGGGTCATGATCAAAGATATTGCCAGAGTTCTTCACcaa GGTTTGAAAGGGAATGCTCCTAGGATCAAGGTatcttttttatttctaCATTACACATTTAGCCAAACCTACTATTATCTTGGTACCGGGTTACTGTTTACAGCTGGTTCGGCCGTAGTTTACAATGGTTGGGACTACTACGCGCCGCGCCAAAACAACAAAATCATTTGCTTGGCGcatattaatacaaatcTTCTAGCCTTTCTCTGGCTCATTCAGGtattacattattaa
- a CDS encoding uncharacterized protein (note;~Tap-24g11.q1c.cand.141 - score = 33.29): protein MRIFGKFKTDYIRNDPKQNICKFGYDSNYFVTGGNESCVRVWRLTENLIKNVNKFQNQYKIQGTNNKFKNVNLRKFKLEENASLSDDNAPSDTTLSDGNLSVVENETFKTNNIIETKSSSELSNSLSNIDDTSPSPSSSPSLSSVNVFNNKKNHYIDISEVDSNNIGNSDSLSKEKPPKNSTEGLKFSIGVNSVDCKVQENDKLNFLKEDSLDFIKIGSNRMCKLILEYREHVKSINDCTIFNELLVSVCDDYMVFYKIFPNPKLLLKHKLDSVRFKFAQILPKVTNEKVYSILTVQNSNDGSTLCLWNFNISNKKLNLTKSTNISKSKSSSLTMNFEDDKVALGFGDGTVSVYSINKFKLIRRFNKHKMPITDLEFVR from the exons ATGAGAATATTCGGAAAATTCAAAACCGACTATATTAGAAACGACCCAAAACAG AATATATGTAAATTCGGGTATGATAGTAATTACTTTGTGACAGGAGGAAACGAGTCATGCGTAAGGGTTTGGAGATTAACGGAAAACTTAATAAAGAACGTAAACAAATTTCAAAACCAATACAAGATCCAAGGAACTAATAATAAGTTTAAGAACGTAAATTTAAGAAAGTTCAAGCTGGAAGAAAACGCTTCACTATCGGATGATAATGCTCCATCTGATACCACATTGTCAGATGGAAATTTGTCTGTCGTGGAAAACGAAACATTTAAAACAAACAATATAATTGAAACCAAAAGCAGTAGCGAACTTAGTAATTCATTGTCAAACATTGACGACACTTCCCCGTCCCCTTCATCCTCACCCTCTTTGTCCTCAGTGAACGTCTTTAACAATAAAAAGAACCATTATATAGACATAAGTGAAGTTGATTCAAATAATATCGGCAATTCTGATTCTTTATCGAAGGAAAAACCCCCTAAAAATTCTACCGAGGGTTTAAAATTCTCTATCGGAGTTAATTCGGTCGATTGTAAAGTTCAGGAAAACGATAAATTAAACTTTTTGAAGGAAGACTCACTGgatttcattaaaatcgGGAGCAATagaatgtgtaaattaatattagaatacCGCGAACATGTAAAAAGTATAAACGATTGTACCATATTTAACGAGTTGCTAGTGTCAGTGTGTGACGATTACATGGTGTTTTACAAGATATTTCCAAACCCAAAACTGTTGTTGAAACACAAACTGGACTCAGTCAGGTTCAAATTTGCCCAAATTTTGCCAAAGGTGACCAATGAGAAGGTTTATAGTATTTTGACAGTGCAGAACAGTAACGATGGCAGTACCTTGTGTTTATG gaattttaacatttcGAACAAAAAGTTAAATTTGACAAAATCCACCAACATTTCAAAGTCAAAGTCATCCTCATTGACAATGAA TTTTGAGGACGATAAAGTGGCCTTAGGTTTTGGGGACGGAACAGTCTCTGTATACTCTATAAACAAGTTTAAATTGATAAGAAGGTTCAACAAGCACAAAATGCCCATTACAGACCTAGAATTTGTCAGGTAA
- a CDS encoding uncharacterized protein (note;~Tap-24g11.q1c.cand.142 - score = 16.04) gives MLNEEIDIEAYKIKIIKRCKLINLLKIDEFELVCRICATLDEKNIELIERIVHCKGYKFCQNIFNLTLELLQYGDQYRKDGIKRTPGGVFINILKKNLNKTEIKFIWNEQVRISFNLIIFRTRNRNNTREIN, from the exons atgttaaatgAGGAAATAGATATAGAAGCTTACaagattaaaataataaagagGTGCAAACTGATAAATTTGCTCAAGATTGACGAGTTTGAGCTCGTTTGTAGAATATGTGCTACGCTGGATGAGAAGAATATCGAATTAATTGAACGGATTGTCCACTGTAAAGGCTACAAATTCTGCCAGAATATTTTCAACCTAACCTTA GAGTTATTGCAATACGGTGACCAGTATCGCAAAGATGGCATAAAACGCACACCCGGAGGtgtatttataaatatactaaagaagaatttaaacaaaactgaaattaaattcatatgGAACGAGCAGGTGAGAATTTCtttcaatttaataatttttagaacTCGAAACAGAAACAATACAAGAGAAATAAACTAA
- a CDS encoding cyclophilin, putative (note;~Tap-24g11.q1c.C.cand.110 - score = 21.63), with amino-acid sequence MSVTIHTNFGDLKIELYCKDTPKTCKNFLALCASDYYNNTKFHRLALILITFWFRNIKGFLIQGGDPTGTGKGGESIYNEPFENELVPHLKHDKRGVVSMSNNGKVNGNTSQFFITYSKQMHLNNQYTVFGRLISGLDTLEKLENLPVGKKNRPIDDIIITSTTIHSNPIADLES; translated from the exons ATGTCAGTAACAATTCATACTAATTTTGGAGATTTGAAGATTGAGTTGTATTGTAAAGATACCCCTAAAACTTGCaag aattttttGGCTCTGTGTGCCTCAGACTACTATAATAACACAAAATTCCACAGGTTGGCTCTCATTTTAATTACATTTTGGTTTAGAAATATTAAGGGATTCCTCATACAGGGCGGTGATCCAACTGGAACCGGGAAAGGAGGCGAAAGTATCTATAACGAACCATTTGAAAATGAGCTGGTTCCTCATTTGAAG CATGACAAGAGAGGCGTGGTTAGTATGTCAAACAATGGCAAGGTTAACGGAAATACTTCCCAATTCTTCATAACTTATTCAAAGCAAATGCACTTGAACAATCAGTACACAGTTTTTGGAAG GCTGATTAGTGGTTTGGATACACTGGAGAAGCTGGAGAATCTACCAGTCGGGAAAAAGAACAGACCTATTGATGACATCATCATAACTTCAACTACCATACATTCCAATCCAATCGCAGATTTAGAGTCTTGA
- a CDS encoding uncharacterized protein (note;~Tap-24g11.q1c.cand.140 - score = 29.57;~12 probable transmembrane helices predicted for TA04060 by TMHMM2.0 at aa 37-59, 74-93, 106-128, 132-154, 167-184, 194-211, 236-258, 273-295, 302-321, 336-358, 370-392 and 407-429): protein MNNFGNDLKRDRIPVTFDVQKEKSFPFVPKSTNKLPILLIYMIGFSEGLLHLSNLAIYYMFKDDFGLSPAQMTLLYSIPALPFIIRPTMAYLTDAIPIFGTRRRHYLILNSLIQSFSFLFLALIPNTIILSTIAVFCITFTLAFCMTIAEALVVENISDGTDNLSGFVVIKAFSALLVSYFSGSMLEKYPKQRLFLITSLFPLLITFFAYFMKEEKDLIIYESHPLKDLIKFLKEPSILHPCVFMFLVVITPGYEDAFLYYTIDVLGYSPSFMGVLRLMYGFSVMMGIGVYRFLFKDASIRSIFFWSSLFVNTVYAFPALITSGLSKKLGIPDKPLVLCGGFLMEAIFEIQVMPFLTYTTRVTPKGLEASVFAAIMTIKSVGLVLSKVITSICTFLFGIDTHEYDHLTAYILFCTNNLFLVMLYLFFVPNKEEMELLVTKQRMLQSAEENA, encoded by the exons atgaataattttggAAACGATCTTAAAAGGGATAGGATCCCTGTGACATTTGATGTCCAAAAGGAGAAGAGTTTCCCTTTTGTACCAAAGTCTACTAATAAACTTCCAATACTCCTGATATATATGATAGGTTTCTCTGAAGGACTTTTACATTTATCTAATTTGGCCATATACTACATGTTTAAAGATGATTTTGGGCTTTCGCCGGCCCAAATGACACTCTTGTATTCTATTCCTGCTCTCCCGTTCATAATACGTCCAACTATGGCTTACCTAACAGACGCAATTCCTATTTTTGGAACCAGAAGGAGacattatttgattttaaacaGCCTTATTCAGTCATTCAGCTTCCTATTTCTGGCATTGATTCCTAACACGATAATCTTATCTACCATAGCTGTTTTTTGTATTACCTTTACTCTAGCGTTTTGTATGACTATTGCCGAAGCACTAGTTGTTGAAAACATTAGTGAT GGAACTGATAACTTAAGTGGATTTGTTGTAATAAAGGCATTTTCTGCTTTATTAGTTTCATACTTCTCAGGTTCTATGCTAGAGAAATACCCTAAACAAAggttatttttaataacGAGTTTGTTCCCACTTTTAATAACGTTTTTTGCATACTTTATGAAGGAAGAAAAGGATTTGATAATCTATGAATCGCACCCGTTAAAggatttaattaaatttttgaaAGAACC gtCAATACTCCACCCCTGTGTATTTATGTTTCTGGTTGTTATCACACCAGGTTATGAAGACGCATTCTTGTACTATACCATCGACGTCTTAGGATATAGCCCCTCATTTATGGGAGTACTGAGACTCATGTACGGGTTCTCAGTTATGATGGGAATAGGAGTTTACAGGTTCCTATTCAAGGATGCATCCATTAGGAGTATTTTCTTCTGGAGTTCCCTATTTGTAAACACAGTTTACGCTTTCCCAGCTTTAATCACTTCTGGACTGTCAAAGAAACTTGGAATACCAGATAAACCTCTAGTTCTCTGTGGAGGATTCTTGATGGAAGCAATTTTTGAGATACAGGTGATGCCATTCCTAACATATACAACAAGAGTTACACCCAAGGGTTTGGAAGCATCAGTATTCGCAGCCATCATGACCATCAAATCAGTTGGCTTGGTACTATCTAAGGTTATTACGTCTATTTGCACATTTCTCTTCGGAATAGATACACACGAATACGATCACTTGACTGCATATATACTATTTTGTACAAATAACCTGTTCCTCGTGATGCTATACCTGTTCTTTGTACCAAATAAAGAGGAAATGGAGCTTCTAGTTACAAAACAGAGGATGCTACAAAGCGCAGAAGAAAACGcttaa
- a CDS encoding uncharacterized protein (note;~Tap-24g11.q1c.C.cand.109 - score = 76.38): MIFTLEEPDSFILPNIRDKNGQDLANKIVSVKISQCQSYIFILSQKCLFVYSKDNDFVCLGRFMLSELGNYEYFRDIIILPTPNLIALLVDNLKHLLIVNCNRVSESTTKGEEEVGNRIKNPPNLKFIYDIVVPNDFSFFYTIKNQFYFWLHKQSGFYRTIYKKGFLNHLVDNVGPDNHHQVINLYLVTTNVLNINIIGNVNFLYSLCYIHLKLNVVDNNLVYKGTRNKIFGHTLDGIITKCVDNINNISGENDFEGPEDRISKASVSVDNEPGSIFNKDSSDNLSLEIDEVRNIYHTNDNHLYILTTSNLLLCLIVNEKEEENLVEKDMEVEQVGDKGVVMGKIMCQNVKEMCINEKHMIFCIVFKDNEINTVYKDKVISNLKFDTEIKSIKWLDYYLFILTSKSIHICTYYLHFLYQININERVSEVLLEENFKTASVLELSKNSLVENQFDKMKRLELGEVDGSPSLHSADESFRDGEDKDTEAVNDIVVIDNKIMLFRDKELLVYDIVNLRNNEKYNVFYTNHTVYVAANYRMSSIYKKSTRSITTKKSKNFIYNIKLNNINQINDIKINNICSYMLIQYNGNKVLLYSKNRTTMVKNDDSRVVNLNFFTNYIYYIVLETGEEYNISFYNINSKLIEIKTKSAPVKMLHDDPYLFIVLLSNNVIQTYDLYYINYKLVNTIDTNKLKPTILDFSEVPDKIEALDEVEHAYIDKNWIDFHKLTPYEPEKDFDDVYIIMNIYREVYIINNKYIKYLLSNVNQIVHIKDYQYLLTITNDPNTMTVTEEESEPYSGNITPFSNHTESKLPENSDKSVNAGTAYIVDKSGKLIEVVLNEPNNYILSISDNNLINLMKVNNGISLYNDVLLYNISNVVNYEKLLLMHLLNNKHRSEILSTNLLSTATVPPDDEFSEGVYAHFKKLYYKLFSVLYRKMDNIEDIKGLDKVVKRFSEECSLGLLGDKESVVDEIFNNLLELKEYNFCSLLLLTLQLKTDPVHTRKKYCKVLIQKLVHEITHVILNGLNNNRFNFNLLNNIIAFYNRIYEDSTRESVSNNFDGDEKDECSVSESELESLSIECLDNDILVNDLIMLSESNLDFNANVLLYNIIKLNHTQII; the protein is encoded by the coding sequence atgatttttaCACTAGAGGAACCAGATTCTTTTATTCTCCCGAATATTAGAGATAAAAATGGTCAAGATTTAGCCAATAAAATAGTAAGCGTAAAAATAAGCCAATGCCAGtcatatatattcattttgAGCCAAAAATGCCTGTTCGTGTACAGTAAAGACAATGATTTCGTGTGTTTGGGAAGGTTCATGTTGTCAGAGTTAGGCAACTATGAGTATTTCAGGGATATAATCATATTACCAACACCGAACCTTATCGCACTTCTagttgataatttaaagcATCTGTTAATAGTAAACTGTAATAGAGTAAGTGAATCCACAACAAAAGGTGAAGAAGAGGTGGgaaatagaattaaaaatcCACCCAACTTGAAGTTTATCTACGATATAGTAGTACCAAACGATTTCAGCTTTTTCTACACAATTAAGAACCAGTTCTATTTTTGGCTCCATAAACAGTCTGGGTTCTATAgaactatatataaaaaaggATTTTTGAACCACTTAGTTGATAATGTAGGACCAGATAATCACCATCAAGTTATAAATCTGTACTTAGTGACGACGAACGTTCtaaacattaatattatcgGAAACGTTAACTTTCTGTACAGCCTGTGCTATATACATTTGAAACTAAATGtagttgataataatttggtcTATAAAGGGACGAGAAATAAAATCTTTGGCCATACGCTGGATGGAATAATCACCAAGTGCGTcgataatattaataatatatcgGGAGAAAATGATTTCGAAGGGCCTGAAGATAGAATATCTAAAGCCAGTGTATCTGTAGATAATGAACCTGGgtcaatttttaataaagatTCGTCAGATAACCTTTCACTAGAAATCGACGAAGTAAGGAATATATACCACACAAACGATAAccatttgtatattttaacGACGAGTAACCTGTTACTGTGCCTCATAGTAAACGAAAAGGAAGAGGAAAATTTGGTTGAAAAGGATATGGAAGTTGAACAAGTTGGAGATAAAGGAGTAGTAATGGGAAAGATAATGTGTCAAAACGTAAAagaaatgtgtataaatGAAAAACATATGATATTTTGCATTGTATTCAaagataatgaaattaatacaGTGTACAAAGATAAGGTGATATCAAACCTTAAATTTGATACAGAGATTAAGTCAATAAAATGGTTAGACTATTATTTGTTCATATTAACAAGCAAATCAATACATATCTGTACCTATTACTTACACTTTTTGTaccaaattaatataaatgaacGAGTTAGTGAGGTTTTGTTGGAAGAAAATTTCAAGACAGCCTCGGTACTTGAGCTGTCCAAGAACAGTTTAGTGGAGAACcaatttgataaaatgaAACGGCTAGAGCTGGGTGAAGTGGATGGAAGCCCAAGTTTACATAGCGCAGATGAGTCGTTTAGAGATGGTGAAGATAAGGATACTGAGGCGGTTAACGATATTGTGGTTATCGATAATAAGATAATGTTGTTCAGAGATAAAGAGTTGTTGGTTTACGATATTGTTAATTTGagaaataatgaaaaatacaATGTTTTCTACACCAACCACACGGTCTATGTGGCTGCAAACTACAGAATGTCGTCGATATACAAGAAAAGCACAAGGTCAATAACGACCAAGAAGAGtaaaaatttcatataCAACATAAAGCTAAACAACATCAACCAAATAAACgatattaaaatcaacAATATCTGCAGTTACATGCTGATACAGTATAATGGAAATAAAGTTCTTTTGTACAGTAAAAACAGAACGACCATGGTCAAGAATGACGATTCCAGAGTAGTTAATCTTAACTTCTTCACAAATTACATCTACTATATCGTGCTTGAAACTGGAGAAGAGTACAATATCTCTTTCTATAACATTAATAGCAAGTtgattgaaattaaaaccAAGAGCGCTCCAGTTAAAATGTTACACGACGACCCTTACCTGTTCATAGTGCTCTTGAGCAATAACGTCATACAGACGTATGACCTGtactatataaattataagCTGGTAAATACAATCGATACCAATAAGCTGAAACCAACAATTCTAGATTTCAGTGAAGTTCCAGACAAAATCGAGGCCTTGGATGAGGTTGAGCACGCATACATAGATAAAAACTGGATAGATTTCCATAAATTAACGCCATATGAACCGGAAAAGGATTTTGATGATGTATATATCATAATGAACATATATAGAGaagtttatataataaacaacaagtatataaaatacctGCTGAGTAATGTTAACCAGATAGTACACATCAAGGATTACCAATACCTGCTCACAATTACAAATGACCCAAACACCATGACCGTAACTGAAGAGGAAAGTGAGCCTTATAGCGGAAATATCACGCCTTTCTCAAATCACACAGAGTCGAAACTACCAGAAAATTCAGATAAAAGTGTTAATGCAGGAACTGCATATATAGTTGATAAGAGTGGAAAGCTAATTGAAGTCGTTTTGAACGAACCGAATAACTACATACTGTCAATAAGCGACAATAACCTGATAAACTTGATGAAAGTTAACAACGGAATAAGCCTATACAACGACGTCTTGCTTTATAACATCAGCAATGTTGTTAACTATGAAAAGTTACTCCTGATGCATCTGCTGAATAATAAACACCGAAGTGAAATTTTATCCACAAATCTACTGTCTACAGCCACCGTGCCACCTGATGATGAGTTTTCAGAAGGAGTTTACGCTCACTTTAAGAAACTCTATTATAAGCTTTTTAGTGTTTTGTACCGTAAAATGGACAATATAGAGGATATTAAAGGACTGGATAAGGTAGTGAAGAGATTCAGTGAAGAGTGCAGTTTGGGACTACTCGGAGACAAGGAGTCGGTGGTCGACGAgatatttaataacttGCTGGAACTGAAAGAATATAACTTTTGCAGCCTGCTTCTACTGACACTGCAGTTAAAAACAGACCCAGTTCATACGAGGAAAAAATATTGCAAAGTTTTGATACAAAAACTCGTCCACGAGATAACTCATGTCATCCTGAACGGCCTCAACAATAATAGGTTCAACTTCAACCTGCTAAATAACATTATCGCCTTTTATAACCGAATTTACGAAGATTCTACTCGTGAAAGTgtttcaaataatttcgATGGAGATGAAAAAGATGAATGCAGTGTCAGTGAGAGTGAACTCGAGTCACTATCAATTGAGTGCCTAGATAACGATATTCTGGTTAACGATCTGATTATGCTGAGCGAGTCTAACTTGGATTTCAACGCGAATGTGctattatacaatataattaagttaaaCCACAcccaaataatttaa
- a CDS encoding AAA family ATPase, putative (note;~Tap-24g11.q1c.cand.143 - score = 37.47), with translation MKKEVEKAIELTKEAIDLDNRKEYKRSLDMYIRALQQWSMICKCNFLDLLFFLGETDTNLRDKYFNKMKQYLERAENIKSYLNTTSSNQVPAKHKSDSTTTHDNEYFNEFESLINKNSNEIQWDDIVGHDGVKIILKESILLPMKFPKLFSNKNIINYNCILLYGPPGTGKTYLANALSNEFKYHFLSISSSNILSKYYGESERYIRNLFNFCILKSPCVLFIDEIDSICNTRNVNQHEATNRIKTEFMIQINRKMTASNVKLGLNNEGNVLLLGSTNLPWLLDNAIIRRFEKRIYIPLPNQNNRFDLIKKLFTNVKHTLTDSDFLYMAENTNNFNCYDINILVKEIVLYALKKYNNNESLLNISENDLIIPSINIEDAMEVLKDFRPSVVVDDIKLYEQWTQHHGTQL, from the exons ATGAAAAAGGAAGTAGAAAAGGCAATAGAATTAACGAAAGAAGCAATTGATCTGGATAATAGAAAGGAATACAAGAGATCACTAGATATGTACATTAGAGCTTTGCAACAGTGGTCAATGATTTGCAAATGTAATTTTcttgatttattattttttttaggTGAAACAGATACGAACTTGAGAGACAAGTATTTCAATAAAATGAAACAGTACCTTGAAAGAGCCGAGAACATCAAATCATACCTAAATACCACCAGCTCGAATCAAGTTCCTGCTAAACATAAATCTGATTCCACAACTACCCATGATAATG agtattttaatgaatttgagtctctaattaataaaaattccaACGAAATACAATGGGACGACATCGTTG GCCATGATGGTGTAAAAATCATACTTAAAGAGTCCATTCTACTACCTATGAAGTTCCCAAAATTATTCTCCA ataagaatattataaattataactGTATTTTACTGTATGGGCCTCCTGGAACTGGTAAAACTTACCTTGCCAACGCCCTGTCAAATGAGTTCAAATATCACTTTCTGTCAA TTTCGAGTAGTAACATTCTTAGCAAGTACTACGGAGAAAGCGAGAGATACATTAGGAACTTGTTTAACTTTTGCATATTAAAAAGCCCTTGCGTGCTGTTTATCGACGAAATCGACTCCATTTGCAACACTCGCAATGTCAACCAACATGAAGCAACAAATCGGATAAAAACTGAATTTATGATTCAGATAAATCGTAAGATGACTGCAAGTAATGTGAAATTAGGTCTAAATAATGAAGGCAATGTTCTATTACTGGGATCCACCAATTTACCCTGGTTACTGGATAACGCTATAATTCGGAG ATTTGAAAAAAGAATTTACATTCCCCTGCCAAACCAAAATAACAGATTTGACCTCATAAAGAAACTATTTACAAACGTAAAGCACACCTTGACTGACTCTGACTTTCTTTACATGGCTGAAAACACTAACaa CTTTAATTGTTATGACATCAATATTTTGGTTAAGGAAATAGTTCTTTACGCACTGAAGAAGTACAATAACAACGAAAGCCTTCTGAACATCAGCGAGAACGACTTAATCATACCATCCATTAACATT GAGGATGCGATGGAAGTTTTGAAGGACTTTAGGCCCTCTGTCGTTGTGGACGACATTAAACTTTATGAGCAGTGGACACAGCATCACGGCACTCAGCTTTAA
- a CDS encoding uncharacterized protein (0513. Could not extend upstream;~GPI-Anchor Signal predicted for TA04100 by DGPI v2.04 with cleavage site probability 0.1462 near 88) gives MLACCVSYSVFTSYDAKSKKKTFLVTYSALFLKLCPKVVKLLHLFNFCQLFAIIFDLLILPECNSNKLRYLFGKSDILKTLQLSHSQSTGWWPFGVLCYAKGYSYPPLCMTQQLIKKATLLVLGFV, from the coding sequence ATGCTGGCTTGTTGTGTTAGCTACAGCGTTTTTACAAGTTATGACGCCAAAAGTAAAAAGAAAACCTTTTTAGTAACGTATTCTGCGCTTTTCCTTAAACTGTGTCCCAAGGTCGTAAAGTTGTTGCATCTATTTAACTTCTGTCAGCTTTTTGCAATCATATTTGACCTTTTAATACTACCGGAGTGTAATTCTAATAAGCTCCGTTATCTATTTGGTAAGTCCGATATTCTCAAAACACTACAGTTATCGCACTCACAATCAACTGGCTGGTGGCCATTTGGGGTCTTATGCTACGCAAAAGGATACTCTTACCCCCCTTTGTGTATGACCCAGCAACTTATAAAAAAGGCTACCTTACTAGTCTTAGGGTTTGTTTAA